A genomic segment from Panulirus ornatus isolate Po-2019 chromosome 20, ASM3632096v1, whole genome shotgun sequence encodes:
- the LOC139755792 gene encoding uncharacterized protein — protein sequence MYATDDFTRRLACKVVFDRDGTTSHLLEREEYCAKELRHPHLVTVLKVDRRLEGTLFLMELYEEGDLNQVLSDHQESFDLSHVRCVFQQLVLALQYVHGRSVAHRDIKLENILVKSRPRHPHYHVSLCDFGLCHLGFGPAKTVCGTFYTMAPEVFMQNKYDPYKADIWSLGVVLYRLTRPSLTLQDMEETMMKEKGQQWSRYPVGLRRIFSLILVEDPRHRADITSLWEESWARKVCTSS from the coding sequence ATGTACGCGACGGACGACTTCACTCGCCGCCTGGCCTGTAAGGTTGTCTTTGACCGTGACGGTACCACCAGCCACCTGCTGGAGCGCGAAGAATACTGCGCCAAGGAACTCCGTCACCCGCACCTGGTGACCGTTTTGAAGGTCGATCGTAGGTTGGAGGGCACCCTGTTCCTCATGGAGCTGTACGAGGAGGGTGACCTGAATCAGGTCCTCTCCGACCACCAGGAATCCTTTGACCTCTCACACGTGCGTTGCGTGTTCCAGCAGCTGGTGCTCGCCCTGCAATACGTGCATGGCCGGTCTGTGGCCCACAGGGACATCAAACTGGAGAACATCCTGGTGAAGAGCCGGCCCCGTCACCCAcactaccacgtcagtctctGTGACTTCGGCCTTTGTCACCTGGGCTTCGGGCCCGCCAAGACTGTGTGTGGTACGTTCTACACAATGGCGCCGGAGGTCTTCATGCAGAACAAATACGACCCTTACAAGGCAGACATTTGGTCCCTTGGGGTGGTTCTGTACCGTCTCACGCGCCCATCCCTCACCCTACAGGATATGGAGGAAACCATGATGAAGGAGAAGGGGCAGCAATGGTCACGGTATCCTGTGGGACTACGCAGGATCTTCTCCCTCATCCTGGTTGAAGATCCTCGCCATAGGGCGGACATTACCTCCCTCTGGGAAGAATCATGGGCACGGAAAGTCTGTACGTCTTCCTGA